tttagattttttttgcatcctcagattctagattttcaaatagttgtatctcgccACAttttgtccgatcctaacaaatcatacatcaatggaaagttcatttattcagctttcagatgatgacccttatgactagttttgtggtccaggttcacaaaTAACAGAAAGCctccaaaaataattaaaacaatatttaccctacgttcaaaatgtaattaaaaataggtccattttattttttgaaacaagTGACTACTaccaaataatcctgaaaataattccaaatcagcatattagaatgatttctgaaggatcatgtgacactgaagactggagtaatgatgctgaaaattcagctgcgaatcacatgaataaattatattttagaatatattaaaatgaaacacagttctattaaattgcaataataatttacaatatacatgtttttttttctgtgttctgtatattaaataaatgcagtctttctTGTTATCTGTTGTTCACAGAGCTCCACGATTTAAAGGCTTTCAGCAGCAGGACAGTCAGGAGCTTCTGCGGTACCTTCTGGACGGCATGAGAGCAGAAGAAGTCAAAGTATGACCCTTTAACAGGACATGAACACAGACCAGAAGAAATGTGCATCAGCTTAGCAGTGGACTCATGTCTGCTAGTTCCCTGTCATTTCATAAGACTATAAAGAATGTTTGAGACATTTTAGTGTAACTGAGTCCtcctgctgtttatttattttccagagaGTTAATTCTGGAATTCTGAAGGCTTTGAAAAACTCTGGCAAAAGCTTAGAGGCTGAGCAGATGAAGAAGGTTATTAAAGGTACAAGTCATTATCAGATTACCAGAATGgcaaatgatatattttaatgtaatgttaaagcatgattaaacacaaaacatgagtaaaattatatttatatactttgaCTTTTTCTTGCATCATGTTCACCAGAGTATGAGAAAAACGGTGCACCCAAGAACTTTGTGGACCGAGTGTTTGGAGGAGAGATGAGCAGCACAGTGATGTGTAAAGAGTGCAGAACTGTGTCTCTGGTGACAGAGATGTTTCTGGATCTTTCTCTTCCTGTAGCTGATGAGGTGAGCTCCATATAGACGCTTTATCCCTCATGTGAATATTCTGGGAAAGTTAACTGATTTGAGTGTTTGCTCCAGGCCTACAGGAAGAAGAATCAGAAGAAGGTCACCCAGCATCGCATCAGCGTCAGTGATGATGGAGACCGAGAAAACACAGCATCTCTGGCCAATGGGAATGAAGACATGCCTACAGGAACAGGAAGCAAGTACCAGCAGAAGAAAGCAAAGAAACAGGCCAAGAAACAGGCCAaggtaaagacacacacacaggttcaaATCAATAAGTGGGAATAATAATGTCTTTGTTATTACATCTGTTATAACTAGTGATGCTCATATATATTGACCAGGCTGTTTAATATTTAGTGTTAACGGCATTGAATGATTAACAGACAATTAAgctccaacttttttttttttgtgaatggagtatatattgtttaaaataaattttaatttaatttaaaatctagtGTGTATATATCATCATTATATGAGCCAgaattaaattgcaaaaatgttatttagcTGATTTGATTTAGCTGCTTAACAAACATTTTAGctccaaaacaatttttttttgtgagttttgagtaaatatcgcagtatgtaaaataaatgttctttaaatctCATAGAaatctagtatttatattttgccTTTATATTGCCATTTATTAATAATCGCTTTGGCGGATTAATGCACATTTTAGCCtcaactgttcttttttttttttttttttgagaaaatatgcaaaataaatgctCATTTCATTAAATTCTATTATGTATATATCGTCATTACATAAGACAGaattaaattgcaaaatattgctttttattattaactgCAGTTTCAAACTCTATATCAAAAACATATGTTCCAGTAACAtcatttccaaaatattaagTCGAATTCAGATGATGTGAGATACCGCTATATGCTTATTATTGACTTTTGTGTCCATAGGGTCAGAGACGTCAGCAGAAACTGGGCAGTAAAGTCATTCTGGActctctgaccaatcagagcacagctaGCAGCACCGATCCAGCAGACGCCTCCAATCAGAGTGTATCAGTAAACGGCAGCACTGATGCAGAATCAGGCGAAAACATCCAGGAGCATCTGAGCCTCGAGAAACCTCCTGCATGCTCACAaaatgaggatgaagatgatgaggaaCCTGAGCAAGAACATGCTACTTCTGTCAACAACCGCTTCACTGCTTTATCTGAAGACCAGACCACTGAAGACGTGTCTGTGGAGGGAGAAGAAATAGAAGACGTGAATGCAATTGAGAAAGAGGACGGTGCTGACCAGCTTTGTGATGAAGAGGATCAGTTAGTAGCAGAACTGAATGCTGTGTCACTAAAAACAGCTTCAGAAGGAGAGATGGAGAGTGGAGATGAGGCCTCAGGTGATGCTAAAGAATACACCGTAGTGAATCAGGACCCGGAGCTGGCCTTTCAATCCCTGGCCAGCAGGACGGCGCCGGAGAAGCAGGAGTGTTCGGTGGAGTCCTGTCTGTATCAGTTCACTGAGGTGGAACATCTCACAGAGAACAACAGACTGATGTGTGTCACCTGCACAAAACGCCAGTCTGGACATAAAGCCGCAGACGGTACTGTGCTCACTTACCTGTGTTTGCTGCTCTCcagtttttttgtcattaaacacAAAACTGCATAAACCTCAATTGTGAGAGCAGTGCTTCTGAACAGGTTTTGTCGTTGTCGTCAGGTTGTAAGAAAGCTGTTTACAGAGATGCCCTGAAGCAGATGCTGATCTCTGATCCTCCAGCGGTTCTCACGCTCCACCTGAAGAGATTCCAGCAGGTAAACAGCTTGTTCCTCCTCTCCCACATACATCTCTTCACACCAGTCAACTCAAAGAAATCTGCATTTAAGCCCTTCATTGTGTCGTTCACCTGTAGGTTGGATACAGTGTGTGTAAGGTGAACAGACATGTGCAGTTTCCTCAGATCCTGGATCTCGCTCCATTCTGCTCTTTAAACTGCAAGGTGAGCAAATGATCATTTATCCATCCTTCCatcactcactcaaaactgtgTGCATCAgacaatgtttgtgtttttagggCGTGAAGGAGGACGAGACGCGGGTGCTGTATAGTCTTTACGGTATAGTGGAGCACAGCGGCACCATGCGGTCTGGACATTATACAGCTTACGTCAAATCACGACCTTCAACACACAGTTATGTAGAAAACGGGCTGGATGCTGGTTGTGAGTATCTGCGCTGCTGAATCTGAGGTTTCGTTTAACTAAATGGATTTATATGaacatgcattaatattaaaGGACATAAAATCAGTGAAACTTGATGTGAGCTGATTGCAAAGTgacattttgattattatcatCTATTTCCAATCATCATCTCGTAGCAGGTCACGCCGAGGCCAGTAAAGGATCATGGTTTCACATCAGCGACAGCAGTGTTCATCCGGTTCCGGAGGCCAAAGTGCAGGGTTCCCAAGCCTACCTCCTGTTCTACGAGAAGATCTCATAACTCATATGAGGAACCGTCTTCAAAACAAAGGGCTGCTGGTGCTTCATTCCGACTcgggtgctgctgctgctgggaaATCCTGTTAAAACACACTGCTAATGAATTGAAAACTTGAATCAAATGAGCatcatcttttattttctttctctgttatcaGCTGCTGTTCAGGGGAGAGTTTTCATTCATCCAAACAGTCACGATGCAGAACTtacttgggattttttttttttaacagaagttAATAATTTTCAGTGGTGATTCAGAAGcgatgaaatattttttcttacgTCTAGATCATGATGGGACGGCTTGATGAGGCTGTGGTGCGGTTGTTTGCCTCATACAGTGTTTCTCAAAGAGTCTCTTGAGTATCCTTCAATCTTCCTGGAAAGACTGATAGTCATTTTAGATTAATCTCATAAGGAAAGGtcatattccaccccaaaattaatggtatatataatttattctcaTTGTTATAATAACTCTTATTTTTATCTACGTTTAGTAAATGATCATGgacacatttttcaaatgttatcagttatttaaaatgtgtttaaaatctaaataaataatggttttaagaataggcttaattttttatatgatatataatccAACTATATTTTcgttttattttggggtgaaatatgaccgaCATTACAGAGATTCAtcctttttatttcttaaatataaaactaaactgttatatatatattagtacaatTTTATATTGCAGTAAATACCTCGCTGTCCTCAATATAATGGCAGATATttgttttctaacattttaagaaggcttaaaatacaaataaataaaattgacaatttTCACTACTCAAAACGAGCGTATTTTGTCTAAACAATACTTTGTGTTTTGCATTGAGTTCAAGGAAACAGATTATTATTGGGGGGTACCGTTTTCTATTGATAAATGAAAGATATGATTTCTCATGTACATAAATATCTGACGCATCAATCGCTGTAAAATAAATCCCGTGTCCTTTCATCGTAAACAACTGTGATTAGTTCCGACTTGActgcgctgagaaaagtaacaagCAGCACGTGACCTGGCTGTTCTTTcgaggagcgtctcgctgcagcctgcggtggacatccaacccggcccacatccaagtgtgacgtcacagaccacgcccatgtcaaaatacgtcacattctcaatcattttgaaacaggaagaaacATCGATAAGAAGAtcatttgtattgtttgccaaccgctaaaaaaagaagctgttgtttgccgtgtcggtaagtaaaaaaaaatatctttggtaTTTACCGAACGTGTGCGTCATTTGTGtacatgtgcataaacaacagtaagtatttttaatttcaacttcacacaggcacgttattgctagcaacaaatatacttatatatatatatatatatatatatatatatatatatatatatatatatatatatgtgtatatatatatatatatatatatatgtgtatatatatatatatatatatatatatgtgtgtgtgtgtgtgtgtgtgtgggggttggggggtgagatgagtgtttttatgttgggggggtctatctatccacacatgtactgtatgtatatatgtattcgtggcatgcatgtgtacacacacacacacacacacacacacacacacaaatacatacatatatacatacatacatacatgtgtagatagatagagagacagatagatagatagatagaaggcacacaacacaagtcttacaacataaaatcaattatgaatcaatgtgcaatattttttaaacccTCCCCCCCCACACctaacactcatctcacccactcagacacacacacttcatccctctcacacatatgtacttacctgacccccccaccaccaccaccaccacacacacacacacacacacacacacacacacacactcacacacacaaaacaatcacatacatatgacatctttaatgatatactctgatcacagtacccatgcacagttacttggttgggcaaccgcatcatttcattatgtcttgctggataactctgtgtatgtcacaaattatctttgtattcttctttattaacgaaaagatcacataatgtttgtttgtcatgttttacagcattctacacataTTCAGTCCAAGGCTGATGCAGGGCAGTTCTCccgggttaaggggtccctgctgcagtttcaccagtaaagaaaattacttgttacagttcacttgaaggaccacataagccatgcagtggtgcatggaggtatggtgagagcatttctttagatattgattgatttttgttgtttaaaatcataaatatgtttatgtagaatgatgaggtaaataatttttagtggacacatatacccccaacacgtatgtattctctatttttaacaggagcgccaagaggacataaagtggaagttcgtaagggacattggtccagcgtggtacagagtcatcgtgggttattctgtggggaggtgacagggcctgccgttctccagatggacagtaaaaatcaacagaatgccatcaaagactacctggagggagaatcggaggatatattaaAGCAAGGAATCTTTCTGTGTAgtctttgtatgtatgtgtgtgtactgcatgtcaagaactgtttatctgatcattcagctgctcattcagctgctcagactttataatatttggagcataccttttgttaaacacaaccagtcaaaagtgagatttttttatgtttttaaagaaatatcttctgctcatcaagcctgcatttatttaatccgaagtacagcaaaaacagtccaattttaaaatatttgtataatattttgcttttgtaatatattttgctatttaaaataataacaattttctatatttctattaaaatgaaatttattcctgtgatttaaaaggtgacttactccagtcacaagatccttcagaaatcattctaatatgctgatttgatgctcaaaaaacattttattattattatgttaatacactgaagactggagtaatgatgaagaaaattcagctttgatcacaggaataaacctgcattttaaaatacattcaaagagaaagcagttcttttaaattgtaaaaatatttcacggtactgtttttgctgtgttttggatcaaataaatgctggcttggtgagcagaagagactttcaaaaataataaaaatcttactgttcaaaaactggtggtgtatattattattattattattattattatttatttatttatttattttgtaaaattgtacatgtaattatttttgtaaaataataaatataaaaatacccaatgaaacaatggatgcctcattcattcatctttaagtatgtggaggacctggacatgtttcatatcaagttgtgatgaacaaggcctgaaggtcaatgtcatgttacttatataatctatcaatgcaatctttattcagcctaagtatgtgtagccaactgcatatggggaactgttgattctatcattcaaatgttaacactttatgataagtggaataaatcttaagaaaattaaatgacaattatacaataccaacttttacaataattttgcatacttttacaatactaaaatctaattgtcccctttaaatttgatgcatttcaattttgccttgggtaggtcaaaatagttttttaataaatgtgaatttatctcattacataaatgaacaaggtaaggtttaaaagttttaattgacaattagcctactttaatcaacataagcgttttaggagctgttatgatgacgaaatcagctccgtatattagacatattaaatatatattagatttaagttgtgccattttagcctagacatcctttacaaaaataagaaaacgtattagtaaaacgaaggacaatattattttatttagatcccattaacttccataaattgcttcaacatacttccgggtttccaggtacggggatggggaaatcacagGAGAagtatttgatatgggcgtggctttcgtttacgtcacacttggacgtgggcggggttgtgtcgggatgggcgtgacttctgacgtcacacttggatgtgggcggggttgtgtcggggatgGGCGTGGTTTCTGAcatcacacttggatgtgggcggggttggatgtccaccgcaggctgcagcgagccctacttgtgGTTCTTTCAGCAGTAGTTGGAATAAAAATTTACACCAGAGTAATGATTTTGAGAAACTTTAAAAGCTATTAAAATCAAACATacccagtgaaaaaaaaaaagttaaaattaaacgTTTAATTTGTATATTCACATACCTGACCAATCAGGGCACTACGCCTCACTTCCGTAATAATTCCattcaaagcttttttttctaCTCTAGTTTCGTTTTCTATCGCTATGGCGGGAATTTAGAACGGCGCACGAGGGAACGGTCTCCACGGTAACCATCTAAGCCGGAAGTGCTGGGCTCACTCGAGCAACAACAacagataaaaacaaatgaaatctggggtgtattccaaaaagcaggttgtgtgacatacccaggtatgtttgaggataagcgagcggataacctcagctttcggttccaaaatcggaggttactttcagggtaactagggttagttcacttcagcgcaCGTGTGATCTACTGACGAgtcttcagtgggcgtgacagatacaCACAACAttatgtaatattacaatatttaaattgtatatatatatatatatatatatatatatatatatatatatatatatatatatatatatatatatatatatatatatatgttaatgataaagcgctaatataagtaataaggCAATTTATTCTAATATggctattatatttattttattggcatatataacagttatctgtataaattataaaacactatgacaaggtaatgtttcatttatatatatatatatatatatatatatatatatatatatatatatatatatatatatatatatatatatacagtacagatcaaaagtttggaaacattactatttttaatgtttttgaaagaagtttcttctgctcatcaagcctgcatttatttgatcaaaaatacagaaaaaaaatgtaatattgtgatatattattacaatttaaaataattgtttttaaatttattatactttaaatgatcatttatttctgtgatgcaaagctgaatttttaggatcgttatcacatgatcctttagaaatcattctaatatgatgattcattatcaaagttggaaacagttctgctgcttaatattttttcagaacatgtgatacttttttaggatactttaatgaataaaaagtaaaaaaaaaaaaaaagaagaagaagctatgtttttaaaatataaatattttgtaataacaatatacactactggtcagtaatttcgggtcagtcatttttttttctttctttttttaaaataaaatcaataattttattcaggaaggatgtgttaaattgataaaaagtgatagtaaagaaaatatattattagaatatatattattagaattttttttttattttgaataaatgcagtttattttattcatcaaatatattagacagcagaactgtttccaacactcacaataaatcagaatattagaatgatttctaaatgatcatgtgatagactggatgttacatgtgacactgaaggctggagtaatgatgctgaaaattcagctttgcatcacaggaataaatttttttttttaaagtatattcaaatagaaaactattattttaagttgtaataatatttcacaatattactgttttttctgtatttttgatcaaataaatgcagccttgatgagcagaagagacttctttcaaaaacattaaaaatagtaatgtttccaaacttttgctctgtacatatatatatatatatatatatatatataaatataaaattattacattttatattatcatctcacacatggatcgTCAGTTTCTATAatatctaaattctaaatcaaaatgcATATCTGatattagcatcaaacaaacaatataattcaatcatttttatttttagttaacaataacagcactgtttttaaagagtgtatagtcatatttttccaatttaaacTGATAAATCTTCATAATGTCATAAGTATTATAGTCATTCCAGTCTGATTTGATAGTTCTTGACCTTCTGCATCAGTTTGCAGATGGCACAGGAGACCACAGGACACTTTGAGGCTGagcaatcccacaatgcagtgctgCTGAGAGTGGATGAGATGGAGAGAGTGGTAGAGAGGGAGAGAAGACAGGTAAACTGACAAGAAAAGGTTCATATTATGTCATCATTTGCCATGATCTTACTTAATTACTCAACAGGGAGGAGCTAAAGAAGAGGGCGGGGCAAATTCTGGGCCACAATCTATTTAGCATtacatattgtatttattttagctcAACAAAGCCAGCATACTGTCATTGTACAGATTTGAATTAGAGCAATGGTTCTCAGTTTTGTTTGGTGATGACCCCATTTGAAAGTGGAACAACATTTGAGTACCCCCCATAATCTGattgactttaaaatgttgtattatatattataatactaaagggGAAAAGAGTGAGCTGCAATATAAGGAGTTAAATTGTTCTTATTGAAGaatttatgtgaaaaaaacatcaatttttagtttactttctgtgttgcaaaaatttacataaagctttttaattattaaaaatgggCTCTTACGATATTCccaaataaattagtaaataaaaactaataatgcaATATTAAAAGAACAAACATCCTTTCATTTACTGCAAACCCATGTGACTTTATCATCTGTGAAAGTCAAGGAGGGATGAATGGAAGGTAATTATAAATGTCAAGCTCCAACAGCTTATAAAAGTGTCATATAGTAGTGCATATAATTTATTCACTGTGTTCTATAAACTCATTCAAATAATTTGGGTgaaaaacagactaaaatttaGGCCGTTATTCATCTGGCCCATATGTATCCGTCTTTTGTTAAGCCAACAACGTGATAAAGTTTCCTTTTCTGGTGTTCTGGTGGTTTTCTGCTGCTCTTCATTCATTAAAACTGGAAAACACTCGACTACAGACAGaatatcacaacaaaattaagctatttctatttaatttcagttttaatgtcaATTCATCTCACTTGTAGATTGTTAGATTAGGCTGATGACAAAATGATCCTTGAAAGCCATTACCAAAACTACACaagataaaagaaaatatgattGTTAATCACAGTTCTGACATAATGCACTATAAATGACATCaggattttaatgtttgtaatcaTCAGCTCTTTTAATTTCTCTCAAAGGGAGGCTCTGAAGGCAGATCATGGCAAACTGCAGCAGAGTTCCACCGTTTCCCTGGAGACGGCTGTCAATCATCAGCAGATGCTGGAACGCAGCATCCAGAGGCTTCAGGGGGAGCTCAGCTGTGCCGTGAAAGATGGAGAGACcctgagagaagagagagatcgGATAAAGAGGAAGGTCAGTTGAAAGTTCTTTTATAAGTTAAAAGAAAAGGACACAAGCACTGTTGttcaaatgtactgtatatgaacgAAACAAATAGTTCTGGCACTGAAccacatttgaaacatttattattattattattattataataataataataataataataataataaaaattataattattattggtagtagcagtagtagcagtagcagtagtagtagcaatatgcattatatattatattatgtattataatttactaatttaataaaaatgtattaaaaggtatcataattatatatgataaattatacataatatacacattttataatgttttataattattaaaatgattaatttgatacatcaaatacatttttattaatagtatttataatgaaaatgatgataataataaaactacaatgttttattaaattatacataataaaataattcatatacatatacacattatacaatgtatcaaaattattatcatgattaatttaataataatttattataaggtatcataattatatatgatacattttacgtaatatacacattttataatgtattaattattaaaatgattattttaataataaaaaaaataagttttgattaataataattatgatgacaatgacaataacaaaatgatttaataatagtaataatacaatgCTTTATTAAGttatacataattatatcattaatatacaTTACACATTATACAAAGTATCATATTAagatgatttaaatgtatttaagttattataaaaaaaagataattataaaaataaaataataattatattataataaataaatattgtatttattatacatgtattatcatgtattataatcattaatataaaaaattcataatgttaatacattattattttattgttattattttcattaatgctATTAAAAAGCTGCCGTTTTATCAAAGCAATACAGCAACAAGTGTTTGTGCATTACCACATAATTCTTTTAACGTCATATTAACAACAGCTCTTAACGTTTGTAAAAGCACTGTACCACAAACCACTTGTGGCCCAAACTTTCTATTTCCAAATCTCAGATGAACTCTGCAGTCATTTTGCTGAAAACACAGCTGTCAGAGATCAAGGTACTGTACTTCTGACCAAATATGACGTCACTTCCAGTCCTTCTCTAGTGCATTCAGGAGATCAGTTCAGTTCCTGGTTGAGTTTTTACTCTGAACTTTCTTCTCATGTATTTGCTGGATATAAAGCGGAGCTATACTGACTCCACTACAGCAATTACCATAAACATCTTCTTCTTCCCCCGTGATTGACAGGTGGAGTTGTGCATGGTGAACTCAGCACTGCAGAAACAGAAGGAGGACAACAAGGAGCTGATGGAGAGCCTTGCAGCCTTGGAGCATCAGCAGGTTTGAGATCAAAAGATCACTGAGTCAGATGCACATCAAAAGAAGAGTGTGCTagtaagtctctctctctctcaggtaacTCATCGTCAGATTGAACAGATGCTTTGGGACTTGACAGACAGCGAGAACAAACTGGCCTACGAGAAGGGCAAGCTGCAGGTCtgattcacacagacacacacgttgCATGTATATGGATTTATTGCACACATTTTGCACAGTGTGACATACAATGATGCTTGAACAGTCATATGATGAACACACACATCATATGTCAGAAACACACACCAGGCTTCAAAtgaatagagtgtgtgtgtgtgtgtgtgtgtgtgtgtgtgtgtgtgtgtgtgtgtgtgtgtgtgtgtgtgtgtgtgtgtgtgtgtgtgtgtggttacacAGGCACGAGTGCAGCAGATGGCCACTGACCTGAAGACATTGAAAGCAGAATGTACTCAACACTGTCAGACACAACACTGTCAACACTGCGCTGCAGAACACTTACacacaggtaaacacacacacacacacacacacacacacacacacacacacacacacacacacatactctaaCAACCACTTTCACAAGCTCTGTGCCGTTCAGGTGCAGAAAAGCAACTGAAACTGGTCAAATTTTAACACTGTTTATTGATTAAAGGGTTCAGATAGTTTGCTGTACTTCCTCTCCAGTCCAAAAAGACAatctattataaataaactaaataattaatgtaCTAAGCAACAAAACTGCTTCATTTAAAAACCACAAGATTTCTGTAGTGCTGAGCCAGTATTACAGTTCTGCCTGATGAGCCAAAAATTACTGTCTAGATAtgactgattttaaaattaaattaagaaaacacTAAAAGCTACAaccagtcattttaaatgctgcaAGTACATGTTAAACATCATAGCATTATAATTTACAATATGAAAATGGATGTTCATTTTGAGATTAGATTGAAGTGTTATTAAAAGATTTGTATTATCTATAATATTGGTCATTAACTGACATGGTACCATTATACCTTGCATCCCTTGATTCTAGACATTagaaagcaaaacatttacatatgACTAGCATTTAACAATGTCCATTCAGTGTTTATGATTGTATCCTGCAGAGCCAGA
This portion of the Cyprinus carpio isolate SPL01 chromosome A15, ASM1834038v1, whole genome shotgun sequence genome encodes:
- the LOC109104465 gene encoding uncharacterized protein LOC109104465 isoform X5 gives rise to the protein MAQETTGHFEAEQSHNAVLLRVDEMERVVERERRQGGSEGRSWQTAAEFHRFPGDGCQSSADAGTQHPEASGGAQLCRERWRDPERRERSDKEEDELCSHFAENTAVRDQGGVVHGELSTAETEGGQQGADGEPCSLGASAGNSSSD
- the LOC109104465 gene encoding coiled-coil domain-containing protein 150-like isoform X3, whose translation is MLERSIQRLQGELSCAVKDGETLREERDRIKRKMNSAVILLKTQLSEIKVELCMVNSALQKQKEDNKELMESLAALEHQQVTHRQIEQMLWDLTDSENKLAYEKGKLQARVQQMATDLKTLKAEYAERNQTLKEQLCALQQHHRDMNEVAQTLENVLSSHSRLQQNTQTLYAELRERAQELHTLSREVCVRETTRGQTSDQRIRVSST
- the LOC109104465 gene encoding coiled-coil domain-containing protein 150-like isoform X6 produces the protein MLERSIQRLQGELSCAVKDGETLREERDRIKRKMNSAVILLKTQLSEIKVELCMVNSALQKQKEDNKELMESLAALEHQQVTHRQIEQMLWDLTDSENKLAYEKGKLQTQREIRH
- the LOC109104465 gene encoding coiled-coil domain-containing protein 150-like isoform X4 — translated: MLERSIQRLQGELSCAVKDGETLREERDRIKRKMNSAVILLKTQLSEIKVELCMVNSALQKQKEDNKELMESLAALEHQQVTHRQIEQMLWDLTDSENKLAYEKGKLQARVQQMATDLKTLKAECTQHCQTQHCQHCAAEHLHTDAERNQTLKEQLCALQQHHRDMTAGYVRDSEA
- the LOC109104465 gene encoding coiled-coil domain-containing protein 150-like isoform X1, with product MLERSIQRLQGELSCAVKDGETLREERDRIKRKMNSAVILLKTQLSEIKVELCMVNSALQKQKEDNKELMESLAALEHQQVTHRQIEQMLWDLTDSENKLAYEKGKLQARVQQMATDLKTLKAECTQHCQTQHCQHCAAEHLHTDAERNQTLKEQLCALQQHHRDMNEVAQTLENVLSSHSRLQQNTQTLYAELRERAQELHTLSREVCVRETTRGQTSDQRIRVSST
- the LOC109104465 gene encoding coiled-coil domain-containing protein 150-like isoform X2, coding for MLERSIQRLQGELSCAVKDGETLREERDRIKRKVELCMVNSALQKQKEDNKELMESLAALEHQQVTHRQIEQMLWDLTDSENKLAYEKGKLQARVQQMATDLKTLKAECTQHCQTQHCQHCAAEHLHTDAERNQTLKEQLCALQQHHRDMNEVAQTLENVLSSHSRLQQNTQTLYAELRERAQELHTLSREVCVRETTRGQTSDQRIRVSST